Within Diospyros lotus cultivar Yz01 chromosome 15, ASM1463336v1, whole genome shotgun sequence, the genomic segment CGTCTTGTCTGCGAAGGCAGCCTCTTCAATTCTTCGTTTGCAAGACGAAGGCAGTTAGGCGATTTAGTAGTGGTCGACGCTTGCTAGAAATGACTATAGAATGacgaagaaaaaagaaagaagatgaaaaaaaaaaaaaagaagtaaatttataatttaaatgaaaacatTCATCTTATTTTGCGCCATTGGATCAGCCTCTCAATAAAACTGTTGGCAGACTAGACTACTCCTCCCATTAATGGTCCGATTcaattgaattgattaaaaCTACGATACTCCTTTCTCACCAATTGAAGAAAGAATATTGAAAGTGGTTGACTAAGTTTGCCTTTTAAGTTCATTAAAACTACATTATTTTGATATCATATACTGCGAATAACCAGCAAAGTATAACGCTGCGATTTCAGCAGGGACGAGCTCGGCGTAATGAAATTCAAAGTTCGAACACCCAAAACCCTAATGAGAAAATTCCTAACTAAagccttctcctcctcctcctctgtaACCCCTATTCTTCAACCTCCGTGCCACAATGGCAGCCTTCGATTGCCGCTCTTCCCGCCCCCAATCCCTCCAAACCTGGGCCAAATTCCACATATCAGCTCAATTTCCAGGTGGGTTTTCACAAATTCTGTCCCACCGCCAGAGTGGGTTCAACCCTTTATCGACGTCTCCGATCTCATCACAGACCCCAAAAACCTCCAGCCCTCGCCCTGGGTTCGCCAAATTCTCAACCTCTTGGAGAATTCCCCCAGCATGGAGCACAACTTGGAGACTTATTGCCGCAGGTTCCTGATCAAATTGTCGCCCAGCTTCGTGGCTTTCATGTTGTGTTCCGAGCCGCTTCGCGACCGGTTTGACGTGGCTCTGCGGTTCTTCCATTGGGCCGGTAAGCAAAGGGGTTATGCTCATAATCTTGAATGCTATGTTTCTTTGATCGATGTACTGTCTGCGTCTGGTGATATGGATAGAATTAGAGGCGTGTTTGCTGAACTTAAGGGTAGGGGATTCTTGATGAATGTCTCATCGGCGAATTCTTTGATCAGAAGTTTTGGAGGTCTGGGAATGGTGGAGGAGCTGTTGTGGGTGTGGCgtcaaatgaaggaaaatgggATTGAACCGAGTTTGTACACGTATAACTTTTTGATGAATGGGTTGGTGAATTCGCTGTTTATTGAATCTGCAGAGCGGGTTTTTGAGGTGATGGAAGGTGGGAAAATTAGCCCAGATTTGGTGACATATAACACAATGATTAAAGGGTATTGTAAGTTGGGAAAGACCCAGAAAGCAATGGAGAAATTTAGAGATATGGAGGTGAGAAATGTGCAACCTGATAAGATCACTTACTTAACTTTGATGCAGGCGTGCTATTCAGAAGGGGATTTTGATTATTGTTTGAGTCTTTACCAGGAAATGGAAGAGAAAGAATTGCAGATTCCTCCTCATGCTTATAGTTTAGTCATCGGAGGGCTTTGCAAGGATGGAAAGTATTTGGAAGCCTatgttgtttttgaaaatatgattcAGAGAGGTTGTAAAGCTAATGTGGCAATATTTACTTCTTTGATTGATTCATATGCAAAATGTGGGAACATGTCAGAGGCTCTAAGACTTTTTGAGAGAATGAAGACCGATGGGTTTGAGCCTGATGAAGTAACCTATGCAGTAATTGTTAATGGTTTATGTAAAAGTGCAAGGGTGGAGGAGGCTGTGGAGTATTTTGAATTCTGTAAAGGAAACAATGTTTCAGTTAATGCTGTCTTCTACTCAACTCTTATTGATGGTCTTGGGAAGGCTGGAAGAATAGATGAAGCTGAGAAACTTTTTGAAGAAATGGTTGAGAAGGGATGCACACCGGATTCTTATTGCTATAATGCACTTATTGATGCTTTAGCTAAGAGCAGTAAGATTGATGAAGCATTAGTGCTCTTTAAGAAAATGGAAGATGAAGGTTGTGGCCAGACTGTGTATACGTATACCATATTAATCAGTGGATTATTCAAAGACCATAGAAATGAGGAAGCATTGAAGTTGTGGGATTTGATGATTGATAAGGGTATTACTCCTACTTCGGCTTGTTTTAGAGCTCTTTCAATTGGCCTTTGCCTTTCAGGCAAAGTAGCAAGAGCTTGCAAAATTCTTGATGAGTTAGCACCAATGGGGATAATTCCAGAAGCAGCTTTTGAAGATATGATCAATGTTTTGTGCAAAGCTGGCCGTATTGAGCAGGCTTGCAAGTTGGCTGATGGAATTGTCGATAGGGGTCGAGAAATACCAGGGAGAACTCgcacaattttaat encodes:
- the LOC127792322 gene encoding pentatricopeptide repeat-containing protein At1g03560, mitochondrial codes for the protein MKFKVRTPKTLMRKFLTKAFSSSSSVTPILQPPCHNGSLRLPLFPPPIPPNLGQIPHISSISRWVFTNSVPPPEWVQPFIDVSDLITDPKNLQPSPWVRQILNLLENSPSMEHNLETYCRRFLIKLSPSFVAFMLCSEPLRDRFDVALRFFHWAGKQRGYAHNLECYVSLIDVLSASGDMDRIRGVFAELKGRGFLMNVSSANSLIRSFGGLGMVEELLWVWRQMKENGIEPSLYTYNFLMNGLVNSLFIESAERVFEVMEGGKISPDLVTYNTMIKGYCKLGKTQKAMEKFRDMEVRNVQPDKITYLTLMQACYSEGDFDYCLSLYQEMEEKELQIPPHAYSLVIGGLCKDGKYLEAYVVFENMIQRGCKANVAIFTSLIDSYAKCGNMSEALRLFERMKTDGFEPDEVTYAVIVNGLCKSARVEEAVEYFEFCKGNNVSVNAVFYSTLIDGLGKAGRIDEAEKLFEEMVEKGCTPDSYCYNALIDALAKSSKIDEALVLFKKMEDEGCGQTVYTYTILISGLFKDHRNEEALKLWDLMIDKGITPTSACFRALSIGLCLSGKVARACKILDELAPMGIIPEAAFEDMINVLCKAGRIEQACKLADGIVDRGREIPGRTRTILINALRKAGNADLAMKLMHSKIGIGYDRMGSIKRRVKFRVLMDS